A region from the uncultured Macellibacteroides sp. genome encodes:
- a CDS encoding T9SS type A sorting domain-containing protein, giving the protein MKTNIVALVFALLCLSGKAGAQISHGGAPLPLTTLKSSSADKFVEMPAFDVAEELRIDSLNESDFRSGYRFAYKFMTSLNIKNAGTSFTLADGTKVWRLGIRSADALSINVLFSEYELPKGGQVFLYNPGQTQILGSFTHLNNSKLNILPVSPVMGDELIIEYQEPANAEFSGRLVVGEVNHAYRELRGDEPRANTGSYYCMDNLVCDPNYDNQYEEVGRSVVMLMIDGTIACSGTLVNNTENDGVPYLLTASHCLNNKFKVTNPDYAKVAGSIVCYFNYNSPICSTALRGTEEQSMASAIPCAINEKTDLALLALMEIPPVYYRPYYAGWNAKDAGISPYSAIHHPGGSVKRINKYSGELSLASFSITGADFIENGHWHIPRWSDGSTATGSSGSPLFDAEDMIVGALSGGSSYCMTIPGSPIFKGPINDYYYALKESWNPDTTETLRLRYWLNPRGTIQNTSYGLDPYSDSTCIRLSNFTANGNRDNIEALKIALPDSGYVFGTNSTNTESFAEGYSIPGQFARVYGTFLVTPAAIGDWTNSKVTLAVYSGNGKPERLIHTQVFKPKYTNYNTESLSFDETDKPLNRDMETFVPFTSDVVVENEFYISYTIENAQGDTFAIYNLKSGKTARNTAWIKRQRVWEAASNVVDFSTSLFIDPVIQYISDPDDLPTGIKPEDINPAIQVFTSMDRKQLYIVATGNTESVHVNLLSASGKMIQSNIYHSDNITMPLNDLASGIYVVQVRIGKKQFSKKIVL; this is encoded by the coding sequence ATGAAAACAAATATTGTTGCCTTAGTATTCGCTCTACTTTGCCTCTCAGGTAAAGCAGGAGCACAAATCAGCCATGGAGGAGCACCTCTTCCTTTGACTACCCTAAAAAGTAGTTCTGCTGACAAATTTGTGGAGATGCCGGCGTTCGACGTGGCAGAAGAACTTCGTATTGACTCCCTAAACGAGAGCGATTTTCGAAGCGGGTATAGGTTTGCTTATAAATTCATGACTTCTTTGAATATAAAGAACGCAGGTACCTCTTTTACTTTGGCTGATGGAACTAAAGTCTGGAGATTAGGAATCCGGTCAGCTGATGCACTTTCTATTAATGTCCTTTTTTCAGAATATGAACTTCCTAAAGGTGGACAGGTGTTTCTGTACAATCCCGGTCAAACCCAGATTCTGGGCTCCTTTACTCATTTAAACAATTCAAAGCTGAATATACTTCCTGTTTCGCCGGTAATGGGAGACGAATTAATTATTGAATATCAGGAACCGGCTAATGCGGAGTTTTCGGGACGGCTTGTTGTTGGAGAAGTGAATCACGCTTACAGAGAATTAAGGGGTGACGAACCAAGGGCCAATACCGGTTCATATTATTGCATGGATAATCTTGTGTGCGATCCAAATTATGATAATCAATACGAAGAAGTAGGTCGCAGCGTTGTGATGCTAATGATCGACGGAACGATAGCTTGCTCCGGCACTTTAGTAAACAATACGGAAAACGACGGAGTACCCTACTTGCTTACAGCATCTCATTGCCTTAACAATAAATTTAAAGTCACAAATCCCGACTATGCAAAGGTAGCCGGAAGCATTGTTTGTTACTTTAATTACAACAGTCCGATTTGCAGTACTGCCTTAAGAGGAACTGAAGAGCAATCCATGGCTTCGGCCATCCCTTGCGCAATTAATGAAAAAACTGATTTAGCTCTTCTGGCTTTAATGGAAATCCCGCCCGTATATTACCGACCTTACTACGCAGGATGGAATGCCAAAGATGCAGGAATATCACCCTACAGTGCAATACATCACCCCGGAGGATCCGTTAAAAGAATAAATAAATATTCCGGAGAATTATCTCTTGCTTCGTTTTCTATTACTGGCGCTGACTTCATTGAAAACGGTCACTGGCATATACCAAGATGGAGCGACGGATCAACAGCAACTGGTTCATCGGGCTCACCTCTATTCGATGCCGAAGATATGATTGTAGGAGCTCTTTCGGGTGGAAGTTCATACTGTATGACCATTCCGGGATCTCCTATATTTAAAGGACCGATTAACGACTATTATTATGCGCTTAAGGAATCATGGAATCCTGACACAACCGAAACATTAAGACTTCGTTACTGGCTGAATCCGCGAGGAACCATACAGAATACAAGTTACGGACTTGATCCTTACAGTGATTCAACATGTATCCGGCTTAGCAATTTTACTGCTAACGGGAACAGGGACAATATAGAGGCCTTAAAGATTGCGCTACCGGACTCGGGGTATGTATTTGGTACAAATTCAACAAATACAGAAAGCTTTGCTGAGGGTTACTCTATCCCTGGACAATTTGCCCGGGTTTACGGAACTTTCCTTGTAACCCCCGCTGCTATCGGCGACTGGACAAACAGTAAGGTTACGCTAGCTGTTTATAGTGGAAACGGAAAACCAGAAAGATTAATTCATACGCAGGTATTTAAACCCAAATACACCAATTATAACACAGAATCGTTGTCATTCGATGAAACCGACAAACCTCTTAACCGGGATATGGAAACATTTGTTCCATTTACTTCGGATGTAGTTGTTGAAAATGAATTTTACATTTCCTATACTATAGAGAATGCACAGGGAGATACATTTGCTATATATAACCTGAAATCAGGAAAAACAGCCCGTAATACAGCCTGGATTAAACGTCAGAGAGTATGGGAGGCTGCTTCAAACGTGGTTGATTTTTCTACTTCCCTGTTTATTGATCCCGTTATTCAATACATTTCGGATCCAGACGACCTGCCAACAGGAATTAAACCTGAAGACATCAATCCTGCGATCCAGGTATTCACGAGTATGGACCGGAAGCAGTTATACATTGTCGCAACAGGAAATACTGAATCGGTCCATGTAAATCTGCTATCAGCATCTGGCAAAATGATTCAAAGCAATATTTATCATTCCGACAATATCACTATGCCTCTAAACGATCTTGCTTCGGGTATCTACGTTGTACAGGTTCGAATTGGGAAAAAACAATTTTCAAAGAAAATAGTTCTTTAA
- the xerD gene encoding site-specific tyrosine recombinase XerD, whose amino-acid sequence MTKQSGKDIISRYHTYIRLEKSLSQNSVDAYLSDLDKLVRFTSSEGIDIKSITYNDLQQFVAQLHDIGIHPRSQARIISGIKSFYRFLLIDDYITTDPTELLESPKIGLKLPEVLTINEINAILDSIDLSVSEGQRNRAMLEVLYSCGLRVSELTNLRYPDIYFDESFIRVEGKGSKQRLVPISDLALKEIRLYLLDRNTVKIKKGYEDFLFLSRRGTGLSRIMIFHIIKELAEKAGITKNISPHTFRHSFATHLLEGGANLRAIQLMLGHEKITTTEIYTHIDREFLRNEILFHHPRSIRKT is encoded by the coding sequence ATGACAAAGCAATCAGGTAAAGATATTATTAGCAGATATCATACATATATACGTCTGGAAAAGTCATTATCTCAAAATTCCGTAGACGCTTATTTAAGCGATTTAGATAAATTAGTGCGGTTTACAAGCAGCGAAGGTATCGATATTAAATCAATTACGTACAATGACCTTCAACAGTTTGTTGCACAACTTCACGATATCGGCATTCATCCCCGCTCGCAGGCCAGGATAATTTCAGGCATCAAATCCTTCTATCGTTTTTTATTGATAGACGATTATATAACAACTGATCCTACCGAATTGTTGGAGTCTCCCAAAATTGGGCTGAAACTACCTGAAGTGCTAACAATCAACGAAATAAACGCCATCCTCGACAGCATTGACCTGTCTGTTTCTGAAGGGCAACGTAACCGTGCCATGCTGGAAGTTTTATATAGTTGTGGACTTCGGGTTTCGGAGCTTACCAATTTACGTTACCCAGATATTTACTTTGACGAATCGTTTATAAGAGTGGAAGGGAAAGGGAGCAAACAACGGCTGGTTCCCATTTCAGATTTGGCCCTTAAAGAGATTCGATTATATCTGCTAGACAGAAACACGGTTAAAATAAAAAAAGGATATGAAGATTTCCTGTTTCTTAGTCGCAGGGGAACAGGCCTGTCACGCATAATGATCTTCCATATTATAAAGGAACTGGCAGAAAAAGCGGGTATTACAAAAAACATAAGTCCACATACTTTCCGCCACTCTTTTGCCACACATTTGCTTGAAGGCGGGGCAAACCTGCGGGCTATTCAACTAATGCTGGGACACGAGAAAATAACAACAACTGAAATCTACACTCACATAGACCGTGAATTTCTACGAAACGAAATTCTTTTTCATCACCCACGAAGCATTAGAAAAACTTAA
- the typA gene encoding translational GTPase TypA: MQKIRNIAIIAHVDHGKTTLVDKMLLAGKLFREGQAEPDQFLDSNDLERERGITILSKNVSITYKDYKINIIDTPGHADFGGEVERVLNMADGVLLLVDAFEGPMPQTRFVLQKAIQLGLKPIVVVNKVDKPNCRPSEVQEMVFDLMFSLDATEDQLDFPTIYGSAKNGWMSTDWKEPKEDIFALLDAIIEYIPEPEMLEGTPQMLITSLDFSKYVGRIAVGRVHRGELREGQDVMLCKRDGTMVKSRIKEVNVFEGLGRSKVESVKSGDICAVIGIEGFEIGETIADFINPEALPTIAIDEPTMSMLFTINNSPFYGKDGKFVTSRHIYERLQKELDKNLALRVESTDSADAWLVFGRGVLHLSVLIETMRREGYELQVGQPQVIIKEIDGVKCEPIEELTINLPEESSSRIIDMVTKRKGEMMMMESKNDRIHLQFIIPSRGIIGLNNAVLTASAGEAIMAHRFLDFQPWKGDIDRRANGGIIAMEGGTAFAYALNNLQSRGRFFVYPQEEVYAGQIVGEHSKEGDLVVNVTKSKKLTNMRASGSDDKVSLAPPVIFSLEDALEYIKADEYVEVTPNSMRLRKIILDENERKRNSR; this comes from the coding sequence ATGCAAAAGATTAGAAACATCGCGATTATCGCGCACGTGGATCACGGTAAAACAACGCTCGTTGACAAAATGTTATTAGCAGGTAAGCTTTTCCGCGAAGGACAGGCTGAACCAGACCAGTTTCTGGATAGTAACGATTTAGAACGTGAAAGAGGAATTACGATTCTCTCTAAAAATGTATCCATTACCTACAAAGATTACAAGATCAACATTATTGATACTCCGGGACACGCCGATTTTGGTGGCGAAGTAGAACGGGTATTGAATATGGCCGACGGTGTTTTATTGTTGGTTGATGCTTTTGAAGGCCCAATGCCTCAAACCCGCTTTGTTCTGCAGAAGGCAATCCAGCTTGGATTAAAGCCTATTGTTGTTGTTAACAAAGTAGATAAGCCAAACTGTCGTCCTTCCGAAGTACAGGAGATGGTGTTTGATTTAATGTTCAGCCTGGATGCGACTGAAGATCAGTTGGATTTTCCAACGATTTACGGTTCGGCTAAGAATGGCTGGATGTCTACCGACTGGAAAGAACCAAAAGAGGATATCTTCGCATTACTTGATGCGATTATTGAATACATCCCGGAACCTGAAATGCTTGAAGGTACACCGCAGATGTTGATTACTTCTCTGGACTTCTCAAAATACGTTGGTCGTATTGCCGTTGGTCGCGTGCACCGCGGAGAATTAAGAGAGGGGCAGGATGTGATGCTTTGCAAACGTGACGGAACAATGGTTAAGTCGCGTATTAAGGAAGTAAACGTATTTGAAGGTCTTGGACGCAGCAAAGTGGAATCTGTTAAATCGGGTGATATTTGTGCTGTAATTGGTATTGAAGGATTTGAAATTGGTGAAACTATTGCCGATTTTATTAATCCGGAAGCTTTACCTACAATCGCAATTGACGAGCCAACAATGTCTATGTTGTTCACCATTAACAATTCGCCGTTCTATGGTAAAGATGGTAAATTTGTTACTTCTCGTCACATTTACGAACGTTTGCAGAAAGAACTTGACAAGAATCTTGCTTTACGTGTAGAGTCAACAGATTCTGCCGATGCATGGTTGGTATTCGGTCGTGGTGTATTGCACTTGTCTGTACTTATCGAAACCATGCGCCGTGAAGGGTATGAGTTACAGGTTGGTCAGCCACAGGTAATCATTAAAGAAATTGACGGCGTAAAATGTGAACCAATTGAAGAGCTTACCATTAACTTGCCCGAAGAGTCTTCAAGCCGTATCATTGATATGGTAACCAAGCGTAAGGGTGAAATGATGATGATGGAGAGCAAGAACGATCGTATTCACTTGCAATTTATTATTCCTTCACGAGGTATTATCGGTTTGAATAATGCAGTACTTACGGCTTCTGCCGGCGAAGCTATCATGGCTCACCGCTTTCTTGATTTCCAGCCTTGGAAGGGAGATATCGATCGCCGTGCCAATGGTGGAATTATTGCTATGGAAGGTGGAACAGCTTTTGCTTATGCACTTAACAACCTTCAGTCCAGAGGTCGTTTCTTTGTTTACCCTCAGGAAGAAGTTTACGCCGGACAGATTGTAGGCGAACATTCTAAAGAAGGCGACTTGGTAGTAAACGTTACTAAATCGAAGAAGCTTACCAATATGCGTGCTTCTGGTTCTGATGATAAAGTTTCCTTGGCTCCTCCGGTTATTTTCAGTCTTGAAGATGCATTGGAGTATATCAAAGCTGATGAATATGTGGAAGTTACTCCTAACAGTATGCGTCTTCGCAAGATTATTCTTGATGAAAACGAACGCAAGCGTAACAGCAGATAA
- the aroQ gene encoding type II 3-dehydroquinate dehydratase, which yields MKKIQIINGPNLNLLGKREPTVYGNASFEVYLDALRKNYPELEISYFQSNIEGELLNKIHEVGFDYDGIILNAGAYTHTSIALYDAIKAVSTPVVEVHISNVHARESFRHESKISAACKGVILGFGLNSYKLAMESFL from the coding sequence ATGAAGAAGATTCAAATTATCAACGGACCAAATCTTAATCTGTTGGGAAAGAGAGAGCCAACAGTATATGGAAATGCTTCATTTGAAGTATATTTAGATGCTTTGCGTAAAAACTATCCGGAATTGGAAATTTCTTATTTTCAAAGCAATATAGAAGGTGAGCTGCTTAATAAAATCCATGAAGTTGGTTTTGATTACGATGGGATAATATTAAATGCAGGAGCTTATACGCACACTTCGATTGCATTGTATGATGCTATAAAAGCGGTCTCCACGCCGGTTGTAGAAGTTCATATATCAAATGTTCATGCGAGAGAGTCTTTCAGACATGAATCTAAAATTTCGGCGGCATGCAAAGGAGTGATTCTTGGCTTTGGTCTTAATTCGTACAAGTTGGCTATGGAGTCTTTTTTGTGA
- a CDS encoding XRE family transcriptional regulator, which produces MGTNKIIGAKIQRIRESKSLTVQEVAERSGLSVDQVERIEGNVDFPSLAPLIKIARVLGVRLGTFLDDQTELGPVICRKQDSSPETESISFSNNATKARKHMEYHSLSKSKSGRHMEPFLIDIASSTGVDFILSTHEGEEFIYVLEGIVEINYGKNTYILEEGDSIYYDSIVAHHVHAGTGSTAKILAVVYTPY; this is translated from the coding sequence ATGGGAACGAACAAGATTATAGGAGCGAAAATACAACGAATCCGCGAATCAAAAAGTCTCACCGTTCAGGAAGTTGCAGAACGCTCCGGTTTAAGTGTTGATCAGGTTGAACGCATTGAAGGAAATGTGGACTTTCCCTCATTAGCTCCATTAATCAAAATTGCCCGCGTACTTGGTGTCCGTTTGGGAACATTTCTGGACGATCAGACAGAACTTGGTCCGGTTATCTGCCGGAAACAAGATAGCAGCCCGGAAACGGAAAGCATCAGCTTCTCCAACAATGCGACTAAAGCGCGTAAGCACATGGAGTACCACTCGCTGTCTAAATCGAAATCGGGCCGTCATATGGAGCCCTTCCTCATAGACATAGCCTCATCAACTGGCGTAGATTTTATTCTTTCTACTCACGAAGGAGAAGAGTTTATCTATGTTCTTGAAGGAATTGTAGAAATTAATTATGGGAAAAACACCTATATTCTTGAAGAAGGAGATAGTATTTACTACGATTCAATTGTAGCCCACCATGTACATGCCGGGACCGGAAGTACAGCTAAAATTCTGGCTGTAGTTTATACTCCTTATTAA
- the rpsO gene encoding 30S ribosomal protein S15, translated as MYLDSAKKAELFEKYGKSNTDTGSAESQIALFSFRISHLTEHLKKNHKDYSTSRALKMLVGKRRRLLDYLIAKDIERYRAIIKELGIRK; from the coding sequence ATGTATTTAGATTCAGCTAAAAAAGCAGAACTTTTCGAAAAGTACGGAAAGTCTAACACAGACACCGGATCTGCAGAAAGCCAGATTGCACTTTTCTCTTTCCGTATTTCTCATTTAACAGAACACTTGAAAAAGAATCACAAAGATTATAGCACTTCAAGAGCTCTTAAAATGTTGGTAGGTAAACGTCGTCGTTTACTGGATTACCTAATAGCAAAAGATATCGAAAGATATCGTGCTATCATCAAAGAACTTGGTATCAGAAAATAA
- a CDS encoding AMP-binding protein produces the protein MELNDRTIGQWLEHWAQTTPDKEYLVYSDRDLRFTWKEFNERVDKMAKGLLAIGVEQGTHVGIWATNVPDWLTFLYAGAKLGAVLVTVNTNYKQHELEFLVDDADIHTLCITEGVFDGNYVDMVYTMLPELRESQRGYLKSARFPKLKNVVYIGQEKFRGLYNTPELLLLGDNVSEESLHNAKAKVTCHDVANMQYTSGTTGFPKGVMLTHHNIANNGLFTGEGMGFTADDKLCCCVPLFHCFGVVLATMNCLTHGCTQVMVEKFDPLVVLASVHKERCTALYGVPTMFIAELNHPMFSMFDLTSLRTGIMAGALCPIELMRSVTEKMHITHITSVYGLTESSPGMTHTTLDHSFEQRCTTVGNEYPFTEVKIVNPETGEECPQGVQGEICCRGYLVMKGYYKNPQATAEVIDKGAWLHSGDLGIKNEQGNYVITGRIKDMIIRGGENIYPREIEEFLYHLDGVKDVQVAAIPSEKYGEEVGAFIILREGASLSDEIVKDFCRGKIARHKIPKYIFFIEGFPLTGSGKIQKYKLKEIGLQLLKDQGITPP, from the coding sequence ATGGAATTAAATGACAGAACAATTGGCCAGTGGCTGGAACATTGGGCACAAACTACGCCAGATAAAGAATACCTGGTTTATTCGGACCGCGACCTTCGCTTTACCTGGAAAGAGTTTAACGAACGCGTGGACAAAATGGCCAAAGGCTTATTAGCTATCGGAGTAGAACAAGGTACCCATGTAGGCATCTGGGCAACAAATGTACCCGACTGGCTTACTTTTTTATATGCAGGAGCCAAGCTGGGAGCAGTGCTGGTCACCGTGAACACCAATTACAAACAGCACGAACTGGAGTTTTTGGTTGACGATGCAGACATACATACCCTTTGTATTACTGAAGGAGTATTTGACGGAAACTATGTTGACATGGTTTACACCATGCTTCCCGAATTACGGGAATCTCAGCGAGGTTACCTGAAAAGCGCCCGATTCCCCAAATTAAAAAATGTTGTTTACATCGGACAGGAGAAATTCCGCGGCTTGTATAATACCCCGGAATTGTTGCTTTTGGGTGATAATGTGAGTGAGGAAAGTCTTCATAATGCGAAAGCGAAAGTTACTTGCCATGATGTAGCGAATATGCAGTATACTTCGGGAACAACAGGTTTCCCAAAAGGAGTTATGCTAACGCACCATAACATAGCAAATAACGGACTGTTTACAGGAGAAGGAATGGGATTTACTGCAGATGATAAACTTTGCTGCTGTGTTCCCTTATTTCACTGTTTCGGGGTTGTGTTAGCCACCATGAATTGTTTAACCCATGGATGCACCCAGGTAATGGTCGAAAAATTTGACCCACTGGTTGTGCTGGCTTCGGTTCATAAAGAACGTTGCACCGCCTTATACGGTGTGCCCACCATGTTTATTGCAGAGTTGAATCATCCGATGTTCTCTATGTTCGATCTTACTTCTTTGCGTACCGGTATTATGGCAGGCGCACTGTGTCCGATCGAACTTATGCGATCCGTAACCGAAAAAATGCATATCACCCATATAACCAGTGTATACGGACTAACTGAAAGTTCTCCGGGAATGACGCATACCACCCTTGATCATTCTTTTGAGCAGCGATGCACAACAGTGGGAAATGAATATCCGTTTACTGAAGTAAAAATAGTAAACCCTGAAACGGGCGAAGAATGCCCTCAAGGTGTTCAGGGCGAGATATGCTGCCGCGGTTACCTGGTAATGAAAGGTTACTATAAAAATCCTCAGGCAACAGCCGAAGTAATCGACAAGGGCGCATGGCTACACAGCGGCGATCTTGGTATCAAAAACGAGCAGGGAAATTACGTTATTACCGGTCGTATCAAAGATATGATTATCCGTGGAGGCGAAAATATATATCCACGTGAGATAGAAGAATTTTTATATCATCTTGATGGAGTTAAAGATGTTCAGGTAGCAGCTATTCCTTCTGAGAAATATGGAGAAGAGGTTGGAGCCTTTATCATATTACGCGAAGGAGCAAGCCTGTCGGATGAAATTGTAAAAGACTTCTGCCGCGGTAAAATAGCGCGCCACAAGATTCCCAAATATATATTCTTTATTGAAGGATTTCCGCTTACCGGAAGTGGCAAAATACAAAAATACAAATTGAAGGAAATTGGCCTTCAACTATTAAAAGACCAGGGAATTACACCCCCTTGA
- the ahcY gene encoding adenosylhomocysteinase yields the protein MSQLFPTNLSYKVADMSLADFGRKEIEIAEHEMPGLMALRSKYADKKPLKGARITGSLHMTIQTAVLIETLVALGADVRWASCNIFSTQDHAAAAIAEAGVPVFAWKGESLEEYWWCTDMALRFPEGKGPHLIVDDGGDASLLIHMGYRAENDAQTINRKGGNHEEQVILDTLNNILAEDNQRWHRAIADLKGISEETTTGVHRLYQMMEKGELLVPAINVNDSVTKSKFDNLYGCRESLADGIKRATDVMIAGKVVVVLGYGDVGKGCSRSMRSYGARVIVTEIDPICALQAAMEGFEVTTMEEAVTEGNIFVTTTGNSDIITIEHMAQMKDQAIVCNIGHFDNEIQVNELVTYPNIKHTNIKPQVDKYTFPTGNSIFLLAEGRLVNLGCATGHPSFVMSNSFTNQVLAQIDLWEKDYEVGVYRLPKYLDEEVARLHLERIGVKLTVLSQKQADYIGVPVEGPYKPEHYRY from the coding sequence ATGTCACAACTATTTCCAACAAATCTGTCCTACAAAGTAGCAGATATGAGTTTGGCTGACTTTGGTCGCAAAGAGATTGAAATCGCCGAACACGAAATGCCGGGATTAATGGCGCTTCGCTCGAAGTACGCCGATAAGAAGCCTTTGAAAGGGGCACGTATCACCGGCTCACTGCATATGACTATCCAGACTGCAGTGTTGATCGAAACATTAGTTGCATTGGGTGCGGATGTTCGCTGGGCCAGTTGCAATATCTTCTCTACCCAAGACCATGCTGCAGCAGCTATCGCAGAAGCTGGTGTTCCTGTTTTTGCCTGGAAAGGCGAATCGCTGGAAGAATATTGGTGGTGCACAGATATGGCTCTTCGTTTTCCGGAAGGAAAAGGTCCTCATTTAATTGTTGACGATGGAGGGGACGCTTCTTTATTGATTCACATGGGTTATCGTGCAGAAAATGATGCACAGACCATCAACCGTAAAGGTGGAAATCACGAAGAACAGGTTATTCTGGATACACTAAACAATATATTGGCTGAAGACAATCAACGCTGGCATCGTGCCATTGCTGACCTGAAGGGAATTTCGGAAGAAACAACCACAGGGGTTCACAGACTTTATCAGATGATGGAAAAGGGGGAACTGCTTGTTCCAGCCATAAACGTGAACGACTCGGTAACGAAATCGAAATTCGACAACCTATACGGATGCCGCGAATCGTTGGCTGATGGAATCAAACGTGCTACGGATGTAATGATTGCTGGTAAAGTAGTCGTTGTATTAGGTTACGGTGATGTAGGTAAAGGTTGCTCGCGTTCCATGCGTTCGTATGGTGCACGCGTAATTGTTACCGAAATAGATCCGATCTGTGCTTTACAGGCAGCAATGGAAGGCTTTGAAGTTACTACCATGGAAGAAGCAGTAACCGAAGGAAATATCTTTGTTACCACTACAGGAAACAGCGATATTATCACCATTGAGCATATGGCACAGATGAAAGATCAGGCTATCGTTTGTAACATTGGCCACTTCGACAACGAAATACAGGTAAACGAGTTGGTAACTTATCCCAACATCAAGCATACAAACATCAAGCCACAGGTAGATAAATACACATTCCCGACAGGAAATTCAATTTTCTTGCTTGCCGAAGGTCGTTTGGTAAACCTTGGATGTGCTACTGGTCACCCTTCTTTTGTAATGAGCAACTCATTTACAAACCAGGTTCTTGCCCAGATTGACTTATGGGAAAAGGACTACGAAGTAGGTGTTTACCGTCTTCCAAAATATTTGGATGAAGAGGTAGCCCGCCTGCATCTTGAACGTATCGGCGTAAAGCTTACGGTACTTAGCCAAAAGCAGGCCGATTATATCGGAGTACCTGTTGAAGGTCCTTACAAACCAGAACACTACAGATATTAA
- a CDS encoding glycosyltransferase — protein sequence MKIAILSPFYPYRGGIAQFSAMLYSEFARNHQVKAFNFKRLYPGILFPGKSQYVEKNDQALAVDSVRSLDSINPISYFTTVSALEEFAPDLLIISYWMSFFVPGYAHIANRMKNRCKVIALLHNAIPHEPRLVDKPLAKLFFSQCHGFITLSENVKNDLHSIQPQARCMVSPHPLYNHFGERKERAEACRSLGMDPEKKTLLFFGLIRHYKGLDLLIDVMSKLDETFQLVIAGECYGSFEKYQHQINASNAARRIHVYNQYIKDDEIATYFSAADALILPYRSATQSGVVSIAYHFNVPMISTPVGDFPDSISTPGTGIISNSITALALEESITTLFTGKNRAICLENIDKEKATLSWETFATKILEFVKGI from the coding sequence ATGAAGATCGCCATCCTTTCTCCTTTTTATCCCTATCGCGGAGGTATAGCCCAGTTCAGTGCTATGCTTTACTCCGAGTTTGCCCGCAACCATCAGGTAAAAGCTTTCAACTTCAAACGATTATACCCTGGAATCCTGTTTCCTGGAAAAAGCCAGTATGTTGAAAAGAATGATCAGGCGCTAGCCGTGGACAGCGTTCGGTCGCTGGACAGTATCAATCCCATCAGCTATTTTACAACGGTAAGCGCACTCGAAGAATTCGCTCCCGATTTGTTAATAATAAGTTATTGGATGAGTTTTTTTGTTCCAGGTTATGCTCACATAGCGAACCGAATGAAAAATCGTTGCAAGGTAATAGCGTTGCTGCACAATGCCATACCTCATGAGCCACGTCTTGTAGACAAACCTCTGGCCAAACTGTTTTTTAGTCAATGCCATGGTTTCATTACCCTAAGCGAGAATGTAAAAAACGACCTTCATTCAATCCAACCGCAGGCACGTTGTATGGTAAGTCCGCATCCGCTATACAATCATTTCGGAGAGAGAAAAGAAAGAGCTGAAGCTTGTCGTTCTTTAGGAATGGATCCCGAAAAGAAAACCCTGCTATTCTTCGGTTTAATACGTCATTATAAAGGTCTCGACCTGTTAATAGATGTCATGTCTAAACTGGACGAAACTTTTCAGCTTGTTATAGCAGGCGAATGTTACGGCAGTTTCGAAAAATACCAGCATCAAATTAATGCTTCAAATGCCGCCAGACGTATCCACGTGTACAACCAATACATAAAAGACGACGAAATTGCAACTTACTTTTCTGCCGCCGATGCATTAATACTACCGTACAGGTCGGCCACTCAAAGCGGAGTTGTATCTATTGCCTATCACTTTAATGTACCTATGATAAGTACTCCTGTTGGAGACTTCCCAGACAGCATCAGCACTCCGGGAACAGGTATAATATCGAATAGCATAACCGCCCTGGCTTTGGAAGAATCCATTACAACTCTCTTCACTGGTAAAAACAGAGCTATTTGCCTGGAGAACATAGACAAAGAGAAAGCAACCTTATCGTGGGAAACCTTCGCAACCAAGATTCTGGAATTTGTAAAAGGAATATAA